The sequence gttacagtcagTACAATATGCTGCTATactggatggccggacactccgggaaAACCATCCGGGTTTTGATTTTATCTGTGGATAGCCGGACACTCCGGCCATGTTTCGTCCGGGTTTTGAATTTCGCTGCTGCAGACTCCGGAAAACAGCCGAAAACCCCTTTAAGATGGCCTCAGatcaaaaaactttcaacatggaagttgttcatctcgtcgaaacggtcaagattgcttttgggcttgtttccatccgagatcgtttactcACTCAAACATGGCCCGTAAGGTGCAGCCAGATtttaccgaacagttttggaaagttcggaccaaacaaatccgaattggactagggttttggacTTGAATTGAAGCCTTTTTCTtacacgggaagtccagccgcctcttatatacttaaggggtgacggccgattgaacaacacacaatcgacaaatcaatctatcatcttttacctttacttttatcttctccgttgttcttcttcttcctcgttcttcgttcgttcttcttcattgcagggcggcgaacctcgaggccctaggggcggtcaggccgacctagggcagcccatagccgccgcgcgccctgacggggtccctcccgggtgtgtgGGGTTTTGCGTCTACAAAAgagcccgccggattgtcttgcgtaccgcgcttccggcgggtctccttcgacgtgagctacggtgcatcacccccggcgtcgagggtacatgacgacgtgttcgtgtgcgaacaggtTGCTTGGGAAACCTGAAAGTGTTGCATCTTGAGCGTGTGCGAATTATGGGGGCCAAGTTAGGGCGCCTTCTTCCCAGCTGTGTTGCTTTGGAGCAGTTAAAACTCAGGAGATGCTGCCAGATAACTAACCTAAAGATACCTTCCCTGCTGCAGCGACTCAGCTACCTGCAGGTGTTAGAATGCCACAGACTGAAGACGATAGAGAACAAAGCTCCAAATATTGGTAGTTTTCACTTTATAGGTAGCCGAGTTGAGTTCTTATTTGGGGAGTCATTGCGATTGAAGAACACAGATGTGCTATGTCACCTCTTCGTTCGTTATGCACTTGAAGAGCTTCCGTCCATTGCGCCGAATCTTGAAACTCTTACCATATGTTCATGGAATGAGGTATATTCCAAACACTTTTGTGGTTATTACGCATAGAGCAGTAGTGGTACTTTGGAATGTTATTAACATGTGGTATCTTTATGCAGGTGGTCAATACAACACTGACGCTCTCACCTTGCAAGTTCCTCTATCTGAAATACTTGAGCATTTATATTAGTGGGTCTTGCGATTGTTTGTCTCTGGTTTATTTTCTTGATGCTGCTCCGTCCTTGGAGACATTCAAACTGCGCGTAAGTCACTGTTCACCCTGCAAATATATTTTTGGATGCACTCATTCTACATATATAACAAGTCTCTGTGGCCAAATCATTAATTCAAGTATTTAAACCATTCTTTTTATCTTCAGGTACCGAAACAGCTACAATCCATAGATGAATTGCTTTCTGAAGACTCCTCGCATCTAAGGCAGATTCCAGGATACCACCATGACAAGCTCCGGAGAGTGAACATCTGTAGGTTCCCCTCTTCAAACAGCATGGTTGAGTTGACGTCCCATATTCTGGAAAATTCAGCATCACTCGAGTGCCTTACGTTAGACACCACCAATGGTAATTTCAGGTGTTCTGATGATCAATCTGCTAAATGCTCCTGCTTGAATAGACACATGGAAGCCCATAAAGCAGCCTTGATAATCGAAAGATACATCAAGGGGAAAGTTCCCTCTACAGTTCAGCTAGATGTGGTGGATCCTTGCAGCCGGTGCCATGATGTTGAACTTTGCAATGTTTATCATTGATTTATCATGTGTTTGAACGGTCTAAGTTCTGTGATCTGTAGTGGGATGTACGTTATTTCTTAATGTATCACTATGTGCAGTGTTTAGCTCTGCAATATTTCAAGGCAATTGCTTAAAGTTTGACCTCTCATAAATCAAGACATTTTCGTAATTGTTTGCTTTGCACATGTATATTTTTTTAATCGTACCGACCATGtatgcttagggcatctccaacggcaaacCACAATGGACGTCCCTACTTGTTCGTGGACACATTTGACGTGTCCGGGGACATCCGCAGGGAGTGCGGGTACATAATGGTAAACCTCTAATAAGTAGAGGTGTCCAGACATTCAAACATAGTTTGGGCGTAAAACATCAAGCATAGTTCAAATTAACTATGCATAAAACTTAACTAATGTAAAAAGAACATAAAACTTCACTAAAAACTCTAAATCTACCTAACGAACCGAAGCCAGATCTCGAATGTCGTAGGCCTATCGCGACGGTATCCTTCCTGGGATGCGGTGGCATGCTCGTGGACGAGCGCCTCAGCCTGGGCGGCGCACTCCTACGCCTGCTGACCGACCTTGCGCTCAAGGACAGTCCTGGCTCTTCTCTCTAAGAACCTCGCTGTTCCTTTGCTTGTTAAGCTTGGAAAGTGATCTCTGACTGAAATGTTTGAATGCTTCGTGTCCATGGACCGTGGCTAAGTGAAACTAACTAAATAAATTGCTTTGAATGTGGTCGCTTCCGCTGCCTTATTTAGGGTGTACTATTTTGAATCTGAGTAATGGTATGTGCTTCCATGGAGCACTGTCGCGGGTTTTTGGAGCACTTTGAAGCTCGTCAAAGACGTGGAAACGAATGGCCGCGAGCTATTTTCTTCagcagaaaaaaataaataaatgagtaCTTTTGGGTTCAATCAAACTTTGTACTACCGATAACATCTTTGAAAAAGCATTAATTGCAGCTATATATTCCTATCGGAAAGTAATCGCCCCCTTTCTTCTCCTTCAAATTTTCGAGGACTAAGGAGCAACTTTCATAATTTTGTGCATGGTATTTCAAGAAATGACAAGAGGCTTTCATAATCTTACAGTTTCTGAATAATGCCATCGGCTTTCGGAAGAAGTTTCATCAATGTACCTCACTTTTAGAAATTAAGAAGAGGATTTTCAGAAAGAAGCACAGCGATAACTTTGCACTAGTTGATATACTACCTTTTCACTAAAATAGATATCTAGTACTATTCTCTCATATGGTACAAAACTTCAATTTTTCTTAACAAAAAACAAAGGGGAACTGGGATCTAAATGTAGCCTGTCAGCCCCAACATTTCAACTTTCCAACACATGAATCACAactttcaacaacaacaacaaaaactaaaAAACTGAGATGGAGTAGATCTTGGGCCTGACAGACTGCATTGCATTGGCTCTCCCTGGTTGCAGCACTCATGAAGGAAGTATACTCAAACAAACAAAGCGTAGATCAAAACTATACTACAATCAGGTCCCAAAATTTCCATGctcattactccctccgttcctaaatataagtctttctagaaatttcattacaaactacatacagatgtatatagacatattttagagtgtagattcactcattttgctccgtatgtagttcataatggaatctctaaaaagacgtatatttaggaacagaggtactaCTAGGGAAAGAATTAAATGTCTACACATGGTAGCTAGATGATTTGTTTATCTGTAGGATGCACAGAATGACACGTATATTTCTCACAAGGCTGTAAGAACAAGTTCCTCTATGTGGCCACAGTCAACAAATGAAACCACTACAAAAATGTAAACAAACAGCAGTAAAAAGCTGTCTGGAACACATACACGAAGAACTATACAGAAAGACAGTGTAAGACTCGTCTATTCATGTGGCTGGAGACAGCTTCCACTGGATTACTGGTTCGGTCACTGCGTCGCAGGAGCTGGAAACATTTCTGACAGGGCCTTGATTATTTTTTCCACCTGAAACATCGTCTGCATCGGCATTCTCTTCGACGAAAGCTCCCGCAGCCGCTCCTTGAAATCCTCCACGTTCTTCACCTTCAGCTTACCCACATCCCTCTCAGTAATGACAAAGATCAAGGAGATCGCAGAGTGGATGCCCTGAGAGGTCACCATTCCACCAGCATCTTCCTCCATGACGATATTCACCAATTCCATAGCCTTGTCACAGATCATGTCCAGCGCCTCTGGAGATTTTGGTAGACGGTTGAGCAGGAGCAGGAACTCATCAGTGGCCATGAAGCATTCCAGCAGCTTATCAGGCACGTCACTAACAGCAGCTGATAACTTGGCCTCCTCATCTGCACAGAGTGCAAGGATTGCAGCACCAGTCTCCTTCCTTAGTACAACATCCTCAATCTTGAGTAGACCACTGAGCATTTTCATTCCCCCTATTGTCACCATTCTTTTCCTGAACACATCAAACTCTGACAGTGTTGCAATTATAGAAGCTACCATGGCCAACAATGATGCTGAAAGTCCAAGCTTTCCTGCCCTCTCGACGACATTCTTTAGAACAGCTGGTACTTCATTCTGACAGGCTAGGATCTCCCTGTTGGGCCTGTGCATGGACAAATTATGGATTAATGAGATCCTCAGCGCCTCAATATCAGCTGACCATACATTCATCCATTGCTTCCTAAGATCCATCAGCAGTGGGGTCAGCTCTGGCCACTTGGCAAGGCAAGGTTGCATTCCCTTGGATGTTTTGGACATTAGATTGAGCATCCGCAAGGCCTCTTTCTGCCGTACTGAATGCCCTGAGAACAGTTCTAGGATCTCTTGAATTTCATCCTCTGCAGGTGGCACCAAGGGGAGCGAGCGTCCAATGCTGGAGCGGGCAAGGTTAGAGTGGTCGAGGCACCACTCAGCAATCATGTCATGGAGGAGGTGGTTTGGAGCAGTGAGTGAGTGGGGCAAGGAGTGACCAGTAACAGGGCAGGTATTTTTCTGTGCAAGGGACCACTGTTGGCATGATTTATCAACAGTCTGCAATCAAGCAAAGCAAAACGTGGTTACTGGGTCAATCTAAACCATGGGAGTGTTCCAGAAGAAGCAAAAAACACTGTGAATAAATTTATTATAATAATTGATCATGACCACTAATGACCAACCTTAGCATTCTGGAACAAGAAAAGGACATAATACAGCTTACATAAAACCTACACCCATGCGACCATCCGATGAATGTAAGCACAGCATGTCAGTTTCACTTTCAACTTATCCGTGGGACATAGTATTTCCTTGGAAGAAAATGGCGAAAAAAGATACATAGCATAAACATCAACTCGAAAAGGAAAACAAGAAAAAGCCTGCTGATTTTTGGTCCCAGGTTTCTACTTTTCAGAAACAGTATGTCATAGTGCGTCAATAACTACTGATTACATCCCAAGATAACCATATAAACCTACAGCACAAGGGAAACATATATTATATTTAACAGCTTACGAATATCAAACCTGGCCAACTAGCTTAACCTAAGTACATCTGAGGCGATTCGAACTGCTACATACAGCAGGAAGTGCGGGTTATTTTATTATGATCCAGGAGAATGTCAACTTGTACCTTTTTCTTTCAATGCCCGATCTATTTGGTTATTcattaactatgaacaatgtgaTGCAATTCAAGAGGAAAGTCCATCGATAATCGAACTACTCAGTGGCTAAAAAGGGAATCTCATGTAAAGGAGTCTCAACTTACATTTAACTAGCCAAGTCAGAGGAGAGAACTGCATGATACTGTTAATAGTACTGGAAAGTTAATCCTGGTTGTGGATAGCTGTTATCGCTGCCCATTATTTATAATTTATGACAAATTAGCAATAATATTTCATTGGCTAGTGATGGTGAGTAGAGAAATTTGGCAGAACAGGAAACATCCAGCAGAAAACAGTAAATACATTTTTTATGAAAGGAAGCAATGGCGAGAGCTTGTGACTTACATATCCAGAAGCCAATATAATAGGATCTTTCATTACTCGTCCAAGCAGTGGATCGCCCTAACAACACAGCATAATTCTATAATCAGTATTGGTGAAGATGTTGAAATGGAGCAATAAATTTGATTGCATACAAGAGAGACGGCTTAATCAATTTGATCGAATGCTACTGTTACACATGAATACATGATGCTACTGGACTTGAACCGAGAAGAAAATTTTACCCATATTCTAATAGTTCTTACAAATGAAGAAAAGAACACCATGATGCTACTGGCTTAATCGATTTGATTGAATGCTACTGTTTCTTCCGGAATAGCACGAGAGATTTTCCACTGAGACTTTTTAGTTTTGAACTTTTTAAAATACTTTTTCCACTGACCACTTGACCAGTGGACACCATGTAGCATTTTGTTGCGCAAATGCTAGAAGAGCAGTGCTATGGGGACGATAAAGTTTGGACGACTTGTGCACGACGGTTAAATCCAGCCGAAGAATGTCGAGCACAGCCCAGCAGCGGCCGCTGGATCCCTCGATCGTGCAGTTATCGTCCAAACACTGTCGTGTGTGAAGCATTTTCGATGCTAGAAACAGCAACAGCAAGAAACAAAGAAAAGAGCCACAAAAACTAGAAATTCTTACACGGAGATAAAAGAATCCGAGCAACAGCAAGAAACAAAGAAGAAACGAGAGGGGGCAGAACAAGACATGAGCTTCGATTAGAAACAGAGTTGGAAGCCAAGAATCAGAGACGGTGGCAGGCACTTACATCGCTATGAGGCCATTTGGTAGCGAAATCGCGAGGGAGTTTCGGTGGCCCCGATGTCTTCTTGTGGGAGAGGTCCATGAGGCCGGTCATTGCCTTCTCCATCTCGGCGAACGCTGCCTGCCCTTGGTCTTCGTCGTCGGCCGCGGCATCCTCCTGGATCTTCGCCAACGCAGCCATTGCCATATCCATCTCGTCGAACGCTGCCTGCCCTTGGGCTTGGTCGTCGGCCGCGGCACCCTCCTGGATCTTCGCCAACGCAGTTTGCATCATGGCGGCGAACTCAGACCGCGTGCGGGCGACCTCTACAGGCTGCTGCTCCGACCTGGCTTCATCACCGGTCCCAGTTCTtgccgccgccacggccgccgaCTCCGACGTGCCGGTGGCCTCAGCTACCGTGTCCTGCCCGTGCGGGGTTCCTGCTGCTGACCTCGCGGAGGGTTTCTTGCTGATGCCAAGAACCTTCCTAGCCGCCTGCCGCGCTCGCGGCCAGAATCTTGACCGCGATGATGCCGGGGCGGAGGTGGAGTGGGAGAGGGAGGAGCTCCCTTGTCCGGCCTCGGCGCGCTGCATGGCCCTGGCGTCGTCTATCTCCCGCTGGACACTGGAAAGCAGCCGTTGTTCCAAGGTGGCGGCCGCCGGCCTCCTGGAGCTCTGGGAGGGTGGCGGTGGCCTCTGTCCAGGCCCAGGAGCAAGTGCAAGAGGCGCGCTTGCTCCGCCTCTGTTTCTCCTCCCTGACATGGCCGCTTCTTGGTTTCTTGCGCGGCGGTGGATTGCCTGGCTTCTGCTTGCGATGGGCGATGGCTTCTTGTTTTGAGTTTGGGAGGGAAGGTGTGATCTGAATTCTGAAGTGGTGGTAGTTATATAGGGGATGGTATTGGAGGGGAGACGGGCTGGCCTTTTTATAGTCTCGACACCATGTGGTTGGGTGTCTCCGGTCTGGGGGCAAAGACTCCCAATGCTGTGCAAACTTCTGTTACTCTTTCTGTTTCTGTTGGCACTTGGGAATGTCATTGTAGGTCTGATGAAACCATCTGTTGATAAACTTGCGTGACTGATAGAAGATGATCACTGACGCTGGATACACATGTCTGTCTGCAGAACGAACCATCTTGGCCAAATGCAACGCTCTCGAGCCACCAAGAAGAGCCCAGCACTCCTTCACTCCGTGGCGACAACATGCGCGTCTTCTGTCAAGCATTCCTTCGAGCTGAGCATCATCTCCCAACTCACTAATGGCCAAACCTTTGCAATTGATCCAGTCCTATGTACTGCATAGGAAGCTGCTTGTGTCAACCAGCCAATTCAATAGTAACTCCAGCTGCTATCTGTCCGTGTAAAACAGCCACTGGATACATACATGTCTGCAGCACGAACCAGCCGTGCATGCGCGCCTCATGCCTCATGTCAAGCATGCCGTCGAGCTGAGCATTGTCTCCCAACTCGCCAATGCCAGGAATTTGCATTGATTTCTCAAGTGCTTCAGCACGCTTCTCCTCTGCTGGGCATTTTATCGAACAGAGCCAGCGCCCAGAAAGCCAGAACTGCCCCTTCCTtgtctggcatttcgtcgaacacatgCCCCTCGCTGGCAGGACCAGACACCACTGCACAAGGAAGCGGGGGTGCCCGGTTCGGCGCTGACCCCGTGGCCGTGGCCGCCATGTGCGCCGCCACTCGAGCAGTGGCTCGACCTAAACCTTGCTCTTGCGGAGTTGCGGTCCCGCCGCAGATCGACGCGGCGCCGGTCCGTCGATGCTGGCGGGGAAACACGGGAAGGACATGGGCGAGGCGGAGGAGGGCAGGAAGGGAGGGAGGATCGGCGGAGCTGCGCCGTGGCTCGTGGGGATCGGGAGAGGCTCCAAGGAGCAACGGTGACGGTGGGAAGCAACGGCACGGGAGAGCCGGAGAGCCGGAGCATCACTGAAGGAGCGTCCGCACGGGAGGTGCTCGGCTGTTTGAAGCACTTCAGGTCAGGATTAGACGAGTGGAGTAGATTCTTTCTTTCTTTGTGGAATGGGTTTACATACACCAACGGGTAGATTATTTCTGGATTTGCTCACGCAAGTTgtcgactactccctcctttccgaattacttgtcacacatatggatgtatctagatgtatttttgttctagatacatccatttcggcgacgagtaatttggaacggatggagtagttccacttccaCATCGCCGGAGTGGGTCACACGTAGAATGCCACACCACCTTTTGCTTTTTGCGGGTAATGCCACACCACCTCGACCATCATGGTTTAAACTAGGAATGAATTCAAATGGTAAAAATGGTTTAAACTTGAAAAAGTTTATATGCAGATTTTAGCAGTTTCAAAATCCAGGAGATTCCAATTATTTTGATAAACTA comes from Triticum aestivum cultivar Chinese Spring chromosome 5B, IWGSC CS RefSeq v2.1, whole genome shotgun sequence and encodes:
- the LOC123112798 gene encoding U-box domain-containing protein 73; protein product: MTFPSANRNRKSNRSLHSIGSLCPQTGDTQPHGVETIKRPARLPSNTIPYITTTTSEFRSHLPSQTQNKKPSPIASRSQAIHRRARNQEAAMSGRRNRGGASAPLALAPGPGQRPPPPSQSSRRPAAATLEQRLLSSVQREIDDARAMQRAEAGQGSSSLSHSTSAPASSRSRFWPRARQAARKVLGISKKPSARSAAGTPHGQDTVAEATGTSESAAVAAARTGTGDEARSEQQPVEVARTRSEFAAMMQTALAKIQEGAAADDQAQGQAAFDEMDMAMAALAKIQEDAAADDEDQGQAAFAEMEKAMTGLMDLSHKKTSGPPKLPRDFATKWPHSDGDPLLGRVMKDPIILASGYTVDKSCQQWSLAQKNTCPVTGHSLPHSLTAPNHLLHDMIAEWCLDHSNLARSSIGRSLPLVPPAEDEIQEILELFSGHSVRQKEALRMLNLMSKTSKGMQPCLAKWPELTPLLMDLRKQWMNVWSADIEALRISLIHNLSMHRPNREILACQNEVPAVLKNVVERAGKLGLSASLLAMVASIIATLSEFDVFRKRMVTIGGMKMLSGLLKIEDVVLRKETGAAILALCADEEAKLSAAVSDVPDKLLECFMATDEFLLLLNRLPKSPEALDMICDKAMELVNIVMEEDAGGMVTSQGIHSAISLIFVITERDVGKLKVKNVEDFKERLRELSSKRMPMQTMFQVEKIIKALSEMFPAPATQ